A window from Corythoichthys intestinalis isolate RoL2023-P3 chromosome 10, ASM3026506v1, whole genome shotgun sequence encodes these proteins:
- the LOC130922965 gene encoding piggyBac transposable element-derived protein 3-like: MCGHHIFGCQDYNVKFWTTRAWRPLMRTLSFHLVVEEECNKAHVKFKMADNPPKHSDGSSQSKSRPERYSLQQVMKMLGLIGGENSEVEDLSDIDDPVGDAEYQPPPTSSEEDSSGCEDPVPQPCQPIRGRKRLREEYEGYRSDRDIATSRTPRRRSQTPQEEADVSGNVSEDTTPGPSHEEQNNKGRGMRWKASSLTPHQPPFDHEEETVHDREGWTPLDYIQQYIDTDLIKIIADCSNATSLSRSGDPLNTTADEIFHFFGACILMSCVPYPAIKMYWSKSLRFPAITEKFTRDRFFRLRRSLKVLIDEDVPEDLKECDKFWKVRPFLNRILKGCKSQARPQCVSIDEQMIPFTGACPCRQYLPMKPNPVGIKNFVCATSDGIVLDFEIYQGADGLREQVEEPGNLGLGGLVIDRLSQTLHPNTNVYCDRFFTSIQAVEHMMKKHLYITGTVMRNRVAAAAQKLPSDKTMKKNGRGTSAQVTNLDGNIYVTKWFDNKPVLMMSTVHAREPEDTCQRWDKKLKRHVTISRPFVIREYNSKMGGVDLVDRMMSYYRMSVRTKKWTLRMLMHFTDLALANSWLLYRKDLTLNDTPKKNIMQFLQFRMEVAMTFLAQRDNDNSDFPEQEDDTEVSVQGKLRPVQEVPHISFRRKANAHLPEVVHSKNASRCRAKGCSGKTRVHCVTCKVFLCLQADRNCYAAFHT, from the exons atgtgtggacatcacatttttggTTGTCAAGACTACAATGTTAAATTTTGGACTACAAGGGCCTGGCGTCCACTTATGAGGACGTTAAGCTTCCACCTAGTGGTGGAAGAAGAGTGTAACAAAGCACATGTCAAATTCAAGATGGCTGACAACCCACCCAAACATTCTGATGGCTCCTCCCAATCCAAAAGTCGACCAG agCGTTATTCTCTGCAACAAGTAATGAAAATGCTGGGGTTAATTGGTGGAGAAAACTCTGAGGTGGAGGATTTATCAGATATCGATGATCCTGTGGGAGATGCTGAATATCAACCTCCTCCCACCAGCAGTGAAGAAGACAGTAGTGGGTGTGAGGACCCCGTGCCACAGCCCTGTCAGCCTATCAGGGGACGCAAACGTTTGCGCGAGGAATACGAGGGATATCGGTCAGATCGTGACATTGCCACATCACGCACCCCCAGGCGTCGCTCTCAGACACCGCAGGAAGAGGCTGATGTCTCAGGCAATGTCTCTGAAGATACAACACCAGGACCCAGCCATGAAGAACAGAACAACAAAGGGCGTGGAATGCGATGGAAGGCTTCTTCGCTTACCCCACATCAACCTCCGTTTGACCACGAGGAGGAAACTGTTCATGACAGAGAAGGCTGGACCCCCCTGGACTACATACAACAGTATATTGACACAGATTTGATAAAAATCATTGCAGATTGCTCAAATGCTACATCACTGTCTAGAAGTGGAGATCCACTCAACACAACAGCTGatgaaatttttcatttttttggtgcCTGTATTTTGATGTCTTGTGTACCATATCCTGCAATCAAGATGTATTGGTCTAAATCCTTGAGATTCCCTGCCATCACTGAAAAGTTCACACGTGATAgatttttccgactgaggaggtCACTCAAAGTGCTCATTGATGAGGATGTTCCAGAAGATCTGAAAGAGTGTGACAAGTTCTGGAAGGTGAGGCCTTTTCTCAACCGCATTCTGAAAGGCTGCAAATCTCAGGCTCGGCCACAGTGCGTTTCCATTGATGAACAGATGATTCCATTCACAGGAGCTTGTCCATGTCGACAATATCTGCCGATGAAACCAAACCCAGTTGGCATCAAAAACTTTGTTTGCGCAACATCAGATGGTATAGTACTGGACTTTGAGATTTATCAAGGTGCAGATGGACTCCGTGAACAAGTTGAAGAACCAGGGAATCTGGGTTTGGGAGGCTTGGTGATCGATCGTCTGTCTCAGACTCTGCATCCTAATACAAATGTGTACTGCGATCGATTCTTCACATCAATCCAGGCAGTGGAACACATGATGAAGAAGCATCTGTATATAACTGGTACAGTTATGAGGAATCGAGTTGCTGCTGCAGCGCAGAAATTGCCAAGTGACAagaccatgaaaaaaaatggaagaggaACCTCAGCACAAGTTACCAATCTGGATGGAAACATTTATGTCACCAAGTGGTTTGACAATAAACCAGTGTTGATGATGTCTACTGTACATGCGAGAGAGCCAGAAGACACGTGCCAGCGATGGGACAAGAAACTGAAACGGCATGTGACCATCTCTCGACCATTTGTTATCCGTGAATACAACTCCAAGATGGGTGGAGTTGACCTTGTGGATAGAATGATGAGCTACTATCGAATGAGTGTCCGTACAAAAAAATGGACATTGCGGATGCTGATGCACTTTACCGATCTGGCTTTAGCCAACAGCTGGCTACTGTACCGCAAAGACCTCACTCTGAATGACACACCAAAGAAAAACATCATGCAGTTCCTTCAATTCCGCATGGAAGTGGCCATGACCTTCTTGGCTCAGAGAGACAATGACAACTCTGACTTTCCAGAGCAGGAAGATGACACAGAAGTTTCAGTCCAAGGGAAATTGCGTCCAGTGCAGGAAGTGCCCCACATCTCATTCCGCAGAAAGGCTAATGCACATCTGCCAGAAGTGGTACACTCAAAGAACGCATCACGATGCAGAGCAAAAGGATGCTCAGGGAAAACTCGAGTGCACTGTGTTACATGCAAGGTGTTCCTCTGCTTACAGGCAGATCGCAACTGTTACGCTGCCTTTCATACATAG